A section of the Falco biarmicus isolate bFalBia1 chromosome 3, bFalBia1.pri, whole genome shotgun sequence genome encodes:
- the LOC130146244 gene encoding leukocyte elastase inhibitor A-like produces MCSLSTANAKFCLDFFRELSKRKRNENIFFSPLSLSAAFGMVVLGARGNTLKQIEEVFHFSEVLSSTSQGNRYPSEKSEEAGVHSQFQALLAAVSEPRPGCSLTIANRLFGETTYPFFQKYLDSTKKFYRAELEPVNFKHTEEEAREKINFWVENETKGKIKDLFAAGFIDPSTVLVLVNAIYFKGKWAVEFKKEDTKEMYFQLNKNEKRTVQMMFQEGYFNMAIIEELKVKVIELLYFDDELSMFILLPEVVCEDFTGLEQLECSLTYEKLAGWTSSARMQQLRVKVYLPQFKIEESYVLNKTLQEMGMKNVFDWGKADLSGISRKDGLVVSKAIQKSFMEVSEEGTEAAGAMGHVVIPLCHPVCYEFKADHPFLFFIRHNPTDTILFFGRYCSP; encoded by the exons ATGTGCTCTCTCAGCACAGCCAATGCCAAGTTCTGTCTTGACTTTTTCAGAGAgctgagcaaaagaaaaagaaatgaaaacatcttCTTCTCCCCGCTAAGTCTCTCAGCTGCCTTTGGGATGGTTGTCCTTGGAGCTAGGGGCAACACACTCAAACAGATTGAGGAG gtatttcatttcagtgaagttttgaGCAGTACAAGCCAGGGAAACAGATACCCTTCTGAGAAG TCTGAAGAAGCAGGAGTGCATTCCCAGTTCCAGGCTCTGTTGGCTGCAGTCAGTGAGCCCAGACCAGGATGCTCTCTCACCATTGCCAACAGGCTCTTTGGAGAAACTACTTATCCATTCTTCCAG AAATACTTAGATTCAACTAAGAAATTTTATCGAGCAGAACTGGAACCAGTCAATTTTAAACACACTGAAGAAGAAGCCAGAGAGAAGATTAACTTCTGGGtggaaaatgagacaaaag gtaaaatcAAGGACCTATTTGCTGCTGGATTTATTGATCCCTCTACTGTACTTGTCCTGGTCAACgctatatattttaaaggaaagtggGCAGTAGAATTTAAGAAAGAGGACACTAAGGAAATGTATTTCCAGCTGAACAAG aatgagaaaaggaCAGTGCAGATGATGTTTCAAGAAGGTTATTTTAACATGGCCATCATAGAGGAACTGAAAGTGAAAGTGATAGAGCTCCTATACTTTGATGATGAACTAAGCATGTTCATTCTTCTTCCTGAAGTGGTCTGTGAGGACTTCACTGGCCTAGAACAG CTTGAATGCAGCCTCACATATGAAAAACTGGCAGGATGGACCAGCTCGGCTAGAATGCAACAGCTGAGAGTGAAGGTGTACCTGCCTCAGTTCAAGATCGAGGAAAGTTACGTTCTAAACAAAACTCTCCAGGAGATGGGAatgaagaatgtttttgacTGGGGAAAAGCTGATTTGTCAGGAATCTCTAGGAAGGATGGTTTGGTTGTGTCCAAGGCCATCCAGAAGTCATTCATGGAAGTCAGTGAAGAGGGCACTGAAGCAGCTGGTGCCATGGGTCATGTTGTAATACCTCTGTGTCACCCAGTTTGTTATGAGTTCAAAGCTGACCATCCGTTCCTCTTCTTCATCAGACACAACCCAACTGACACCATTCTCTTCTTTGGAAGATACTGCTCCCCATAA